The Planctellipticum variicoloris DNA window TCCCCTCCCGGTCGAGGAACTGCACCAGCGCCCGCAGGTTCCGCCGGACGTCTTCCAGCATGGGGAGTGTGATGTGTTGCCAGTATTCCTCCGTCTGCAGCTCCTGGATCAGCGCCAGATGCTGCCGGACGGCCGGGATGGCCTCTTTCTCCTCCAGACCGGCGGCGATGCCGTGGACCTGGTTCTGCCAGCGCGGGACGTGAGGCGATGCCTCCAAGATTCCGAGCTGCAGGTTGAGCAGCAGCAGGTCGAACCGCCGGGCGAATTCATCGCCATCGTCGGGCGTCGGCAGGTTTGCCAGATGCTGGTGGATGTCGACCAGCTCGCCGGGGCTCAACTGGTCCCACGCCTCCCGCTTGCTGAACTTCTCGATCTCCCGCCGGTGCGGCCGGACCACGAAACTGTCGAGGGGGACCTGCGACACCTCCCGGTGCAGGTGGTCGGCAATTTCCGTCCGCAGCTTGCGGTGCGGTTCATCGCCGTGGCGTTCTGACCGCAGCAGGTCCAGCAGCGAGACCCGCCGGCGAAAGATTTTCGTCTTCACCGATTCCTGGACTGATCCCTCGACGCCGTCGGGGTTCTTGCCAAAGAACTCAAAGTTCTCGCAGAAGTCCAACACGGCGAATGATTTCTTGTCGAGACCGGGGCCGAACAGGTCTGGGCAAAGCCGGGTTCCCCGGCCGATCATCTGCCAGAACTTCGTCCGGGACCGCACCCGCTTGAAGAAGACCAGGTTCACGCACTCCGGCACGTCGATGCCGGTATCCAGCATGTCCACGCTGACTGCGATTTGTGGCGGCTTGGCCGGCAGGCTGAAGTCGTCGATCAGCGACTGGGCGAACTTTACCTGGTTGTCGATCAGGGAGCAGAACTTCCCCTTCAGGTGCGGATAATTGGCGTCGAACCGGTCGACCACGAACTGGGCGTGGTTGTGGTTGGCGGCGAAGAGAATCGTCTTCCCCAGCTTGTCGCCCCCCTCGATGTGCTGCCCGTGCCCCATCACGTAGGCCAGCACCTTGTCGACGGTGTCGGCGTTGAACAGCCAGCGGTTGAGGGCCGACGCGTCGATTTCGTCCGGAACCGCGCCCGTCTCCTCGTCGAAGAACTTGACCTCGTACTCCTTTTTCTCGTCATCCGTCAGGTCGGCGTACTTCACCCCCTGCCGGCTGAACTTCGTCGGGACCGCAATCGGCTGGGGCGGAACCAGGTACCCGTCGGCGACCGCCTGGTCCAGCTCGTAGGCGTGCGTCGGGACGTTCTGTTCGAGGTGGAACAGGCCGTAGGTGTCCCGGTCGACCTCGCTGCGGGGGGTGGCCGTCAGTCCCAGCAGCAGGGCGTCGAAATACTCGAAGATCGCCCGGTACTTCTGGTAGACGCTGCGGTGGGCCTCGTCGATGATCACCAGGTCGAAGTGTCCGACGCCGAAGCGGTTCACGCCGTCCCGCCGCTCGTCGTCAATGGCGTTCATCATCGTGGGGTAGGTCGAGAAGACAATCCGGCTGTCGTCCCGCTCCTTGGCCTGCGTGATGTCGACCGACGCCGTGTTCGGCAGGAACTTGGTGAAGGCCCGCCTGGCCTGCGTCAGCAGTGCGTTGCGGTCGGCCAGGAACAGCACCCGCCGGACCCAGTTGTGCTTCATCAGCAGTTCGACCGCGGCGATGCTCAGCCGGGTCTTGCCGGTCCCCGTGGCCATCACCAGCAGGGCGTGCCGCTGCCGGTCCCGGTCGTACGTCTCGCAGACCCGGCGGATGGCTTCCTGTTGATAGTATCGGTCGGCAATGTCGCGGTTGGCGCTGGCCGTCACGATCCCCTGCCGGCTGTCCCGGCGATGAATCAGGAGCTGCAGCTCGTCGCGGGTGCGGAAGCCCTGGACGGACCGCGGGGGATAACTGGCGTCGTCCCAGCACCAGGTTTCATACCCGTTGGTGTAGTAGATCACCGGCCGCTGCCCGAACGCCTGTTCCAGACAGTCGGCATACAGCTCCGCCTGGCGCTTGCCATTCTGCGGGTCGACCCGTGTCCGTTTGGCTTCGACGACGGCGAGGGGCCGCCCGTCCTGGCCCCACAGCACGTAATCGACGAAGCCCTGGCCGGTGCCGGTCGGCATGCCGGTCACCGGATATTCGTGGACCTGCGGGCCGTGCGGGTCCCAGCCGGCCTCCCGAAGCAGCACGTCGATAAACAGGTCGCGGGTGGCCGCCTCGCTGACTTCGTCGACGGGGACGACCTGTTCGCGGGCGGCCCGCTGCGCGGCGATTTCCTGCTTCAGCCGGGCGATTTCCGCGTCGGTCTCTGCCAGCCGGGCTGCTTTGGCCGCCAGTTCGGCGTCCTTCTGGGTGAGCTGGTCCAGCAGTTGCCGGATCTGGTCGGCGCTGCGGTCGGGGGCCG harbors:
- a CDS encoding DEAD/DEAH box helicase family protein, with product MPSNFDFLQPHWASLHDDASQAEGNVYVSPRTAVFYARRTLERAVQWLYAHDGGLSKPYQENLAALIHEPTFREILPATQFQHARLIVKLGNQAVHSDTPINATDALHLTRMLHAFLGWVARIYGKPQPTVPAFDDGLLTRPQAPAPDRSADQIRQLLDQLTQKDAELAAKAARLAETDAEIARLKQEIAAQRAAREQVVPVDEVSEAATRDLFIDVLLREAGWDPHGPQVHEYPVTGMPTGTGQGFVDYVLWGQDGRPLAVVEAKRTRVDPQNGKRQAELYADCLEQAFGQRPVIYYTNGYETWCWDDASYPPRSVQGFRTRDELQLLIHRRDSRQGIVTASANRDIADRYYQQEAIRRVCETYDRDRQRHALLVMATGTGKTRLSIAAVELLMKHNWVRRVLFLADRNALLTQARRAFTKFLPNTASVDITQAKERDDSRIVFSTYPTMMNAIDDERRDGVNRFGVGHFDLVIIDEAHRSVYQKYRAIFEYFDALLLGLTATPRSEVDRDTYGLFHLEQNVPTHAYELDQAVADGYLVPPQPIAVPTKFSRQGVKYADLTDDEKKEYEVKFFDEETGAVPDEIDASALNRWLFNADTVDKVLAYVMGHGQHIEGGDKLGKTILFAANHNHAQFVVDRFDANYPHLKGKFCSLIDNQVKFAQSLIDDFSLPAKPPQIAVSVDMLDTGIDVPECVNLVFFKRVRSRTKFWQMIGRGTRLCPDLFGPGLDKKSFAVLDFCENFEFFGKNPDGVEGSVQESVKTKIFRRRVSLLDLLRSERHGDEPHRKLRTEIADHLHREVSQVPLDSFVVRPHRREIEKFSKREAWDQLSPGELVDIHQHLANLPTPDDGDEFARRFDLLLLNLQLGILEASPHVPRWQNQVHGIAAGLEEKEAIPAVRQHLALIQELQTEEYWQHITLPMLEDVRRNLRALVQFLDREGKRDNVYTDFEDELGDAKEIEGLIQPDSRLGNYRLKVERFVRQHQDHPTIDRLRRNQPISTTDLQALEAILFAENGPGGRDQFEQTYGTDMPLGKLIREIVGLDANAAKEAFAQFLAAGTLTGDQITFINQIIDHLVHNGLMDPKALFEPPFTDFHDQGISGVLPHLAPQIVQVIRAINGNALATGGRAI